A region of Carassius auratus strain Wakin chromosome 23, ASM336829v1, whole genome shotgun sequence DNA encodes the following proteins:
- the sox18 gene encoding transcription factor Sox-18, translating into MNISESSCCQEASSQPSQVAERGTWGASSSTPGPDRGHGFDRSRTTELAPVPGSGTRTGSRTGAEARTGSPDSTRPGALTLGSSDGKSGGESRIRRPMNAFMVWAKDERKRLAIQNPDLHNAVLSKMLGQSWKALSTLDKRPFVEEAERLRLQHLQDHPNYKYRPRRKKQPKKMKRVEPGLLLQGLAGGPGPGEAYSQHRHAHHLLPPLGHFRDLHHSGVSELESFGLPTPEMSPLDVLEEGGGDSVFFPPHMQEDVGLGSWINYHQHPNHQTGHHPHHNSHNLQHSHPHLNQKSPLACLPLQEKCLVVESTNPNGLYPNMSLPESSKAPHTPTPAGYYGQIYGSSQSQPAFTSHLGQLSPPPETSAVAQVAPPSLDAVDQLGPSAEFWGEVDRIEFDQYLSVNRTRLSRNAPCEESSALISALSDASSAVYYSACITG; encoded by the exons ATGAATATATCTGAGTCTAGTTGCTGTCAAGAGGCCAGTTCTCAGCCCAGCCAGGTTGCGGAGCGTGGGACATGGGGTGCCTCTTCCAGCACTCCGGGCCCTGACCGGGGACATGGTTTTGACCGCAGCCGGACCACAGAGCTGGCACCGGTGCCTGGCTCTGGAACACGGACGGGGTCCCGAACCGGAGCAGAGGCCAGGACGGGAAGCCCGGACTCAACCCGCCCTGGAGCTCTGACCCTGGGCTCCAGCGATGGAAAATCAGGGGGGGAGTCGAGGATCAGGAGGCCGATGAATGCCTTCATGGTGTGGGCTAAAGACGAGCGCAAACGTCTGGCCATCCAGAACCCAGACCTGCATAACGCCGTGCTCAGTAAGATGCTGG GTCAATCCTGGAAGGCTCTAAGCACACTAGACAAGCGTCCGTTTGTGGAGGAAGCCGAACGACTCCGTTTGCAGCACCTCCAGGATCACCCGAACTACAAATACCGCCCTCGCCGCAAAAAACAGCCCAAGAAGATGAAACGAGTGGAACCGGGTTTGCTCCTCCAAGGCCTCGCTGGCGGCCCGGGCCCAGGAGAAGCTTACTCGCAACATCGCCATGCCCATCATCTGCTGCCTCCTCTGGGACACTTCCGAGACCTCCACCACTCCGGAGTTTCGGAGCTGGAGAGTTTTGGCCTGCCAACGCCGGAGATGTCACCATTGGACGTGTTGGAGGAGGGAGGCGGAGATTCAGTGTTTTTCCCCCCTCACATGCAGGAAGATGTGGGTCTGGGTTCGTGGATAAACTACCACCAACATCCAAACCATCAAACTGGCCACCACCCTCATCACAACTCCCATAACCTCCAGCATTCCCACCCACACCTCAACCAGAAGTCTCCGCTGGCCTGCCTCCCGCTGCAGGAGAAATGCCTGGTTGTGGAGTCCACGAACCCTAACGGTCTCTACCCCAACATGAGCCTCCCTGAATCCTCCAAGGCTCCTCACACTCCCACACCTGCAGGCTATTACGGTCAGATATACGGGAGCAGTCAGTCCCAGCCCGCCTTCACCTCTCATCTGGGCCAGCTGTCTCCACCGCCCGAGACCTCGGCAGTCGCTCAGGTCGCTCCACCCTCTCTGGACGCTGTGGACCAGCTGGGACCCTCGGCCGAGTTCTGGGGCGAAGTGGACAGGATCGAGTTCGACCAATACCTGAGTGTGAACAGGACTCGATTGAGTAGGAACGCCCCTTGCGAGGAGAGCAGCGCTTTGATATCAGCCCTGTCCGACGCCAGCAGCGCCGTCTACTACAGCGCATGCATTACGGGATAA